The Candidatus Hydrogenedentota bacterium genome includes a window with the following:
- a CDS encoding P-II family nitrogen regulator: MKLITAYIQPEKLNNVKQALYESGITKMSVTNSLGCGQQGGYHESYRGVDIEVNLLKKIRLEIAVNEDFVKPTIDAIIKGAKSGKIGDGKIFITPLDECVRIRTGETGMAAIG; encoded by the coding sequence ATGAAACTGATTACCGCGTATATACAGCCCGAGAAGCTCAACAACGTCAAACAGGCGCTTTACGAGTCCGGTATCACGAAGATGTCCGTCACCAATTCGCTCGGGTGCGGCCAGCAGGGCGGCTACCACGAGTCGTACCGCGGCGTGGATATCGAAGTGAACCTGTTGAAGAAGATCCGCCTGGAAATCGCGGTCAACGAGGACTTCGTGAAGCCCACGATCGACGCGATCATCAAGGGGGCCAAGTCGGGCAAGATTGGTGATGGAAAGATCTTCATCACCCCGCTCGACGAATGTGTCCGAATCCGAACCGGCGAGACGGGCATGGCGGCCATCGGCTAG
- a CDS encoding ammonium transporter produces the protein MGKLKHLLLFAALAVAVFGPMPALMAQEEAVAVAEEIAGPTAEDVQTNLNIIWTCVAAFLVFFMQAGFAMVETGFTRAKNVVNIIMKNMMDFSIGSLAFFMIGFGIMFGANPSGWFGTSDFFLGGVEYGDGHDAQWPFTFLIFQTVFAATAATIVSGAMAERTKFKSYLVYSVLITAFVYPVFGSWAWNSLYASDSAGWLEGLGFLDFAGSTVVHSVGGWLALAGAIVLGPRIGKYGPDGKARAIPGHNMALGALGVFILWLGWFGFNPGSTTTGDGMVGYIAVTTNLAAAAGAVGAMVTAWIVLKKPEGSMTLNGALAGLVSITAPCDGVSPLASVAIGFIGGVIVVLSILLLDKKLKIDDPVGCISVHGVCGAWGTLAAGLWNLESGLFYGHGAAQLGVQAIGVVAGFVWAFGAGLVLFLAIKYTVGIRVSEEEELAGLDVGEHGMEAYSGFQIFSNQ, from the coding sequence ATGGGTAAATTGAAGCACCTGTTGTTGTTTGCCGCGCTGGCGGTGGCCGTGTTCGGCCCGATGCCGGCGCTGATGGCGCAGGAAGAAGCGGTGGCGGTCGCCGAGGAGATTGCCGGCCCCACGGCCGAGGATGTTCAGACGAACCTGAACATCATCTGGACCTGCGTGGCGGCGTTCCTGGTGTTCTTCATGCAGGCCGGGTTCGCGATGGTGGAGACCGGCTTCACGCGGGCCAAGAACGTGGTCAATATCATCATGAAGAACATGATGGACTTCTCCATCGGGTCGCTCGCGTTCTTCATGATAGGTTTCGGGATCATGTTCGGCGCGAACCCGTCCGGGTGGTTTGGCACGTCGGACTTCTTCCTGGGCGGCGTGGAGTACGGCGACGGCCACGACGCGCAGTGGCCGTTTACCTTCCTGATCTTTCAGACCGTGTTCGCGGCGACGGCGGCGACGATTGTTTCCGGCGCGATGGCGGAGCGGACGAAGTTCAAGAGCTACCTGGTGTACAGCGTGCTGATCACCGCGTTCGTGTACCCGGTTTTCGGGAGCTGGGCGTGGAACAGCCTGTATGCATCGGACAGCGCCGGCTGGCTGGAAGGGCTGGGCTTCCTGGACTTCGCCGGTTCGACGGTGGTGCACTCGGTGGGCGGCTGGCTGGCGCTTGCGGGCGCGATTGTGCTTGGCCCCCGCATCGGCAAGTATGGCCCCGACGGCAAGGCGCGTGCGATCCCGGGGCACAACATGGCGCTGGGCGCGCTGGGCGTGTTCATCCTGTGGCTCGGCTGGTTCGGGTTTAATCCGGGCAGCACGACGACGGGCGACGGCATGGTGGGTTACATCGCGGTAACCACGAACCTGGCGGCGGCGGCGGGCGCGGTGGGCGCCATGGTCACCGCGTGGATTGTGCTGAAGAAGCCGGAAGGTTCGATGACGCTCAACGGCGCGCTGGCCGGTCTGGTTTCGATAACCGCGCCGTGCGACGGGGTCAGCCCGCTGGCCTCGGTGGCGATTGGCTTCATCGGCGGCGTGATCGTGGTGTTGAGCATCCTGCTGCTGGACAAAAAGCTCAAGATAGACGATCCGGTGGGCTGCATCAGCGTGCACGGCGTCTGCGGCGCCTGGGGCACCCTGGCGGCGGGGCTCTGGAATCTGGAGTCGGGCCTGTTTTACGGCCACGGCGCGGCGCAGCTCGGCGTGCAGGCGATCGGCGTCGTGGCGGGGTTTGTGTGGGCCTTCGGCGCGGGCCTCGTGCTCTTCCTGGCGATCAAGTACACGGTCGGCATCCGGGTGAGCGAGGAAGAGGAGCTGGCGGGCCTGGACGTGGGCGAGCACGGCATGGAGGCCTACTCCGGCTTCCAGATTTTCAGCAACCAGTAA
- a CDS encoding AraC family transcriptional regulator, protein MQWSPRCQEHFFPWRAKSASGEGAADIAEAGITEAFTGYHLERRSPRFHLLLYSLEGEGEVYNASREWEIAREQLLIVQAGAPFGYQPRTDRWRFIWFHLPDTERWRHLHARPVTVRKTVMTPPLERLTVDFLRESRGRGPTAQKAAALYIELIALYIHRELGAHDEEADTDLQNLLNHTWDKVSKDLKRPWTVESLAHEMGLSTSHFHRLVRETQNTSPMKMVTRLRMERAQELLIMHDVPIGVIADLVGYSNQFAFAMAFKKFSGVTPGQFRNRR, encoded by the coding sequence GCTGCCAGGAGCACTTCTTTCCGTGGCGCGCGAAGTCGGCCAGCGGAGAAGGGGCGGCCGACATCGCCGAAGCGGGCATAACCGAAGCCTTCACGGGCTACCATCTGGAGCGCCGTTCGCCGCGATTCCATCTGCTGCTCTATTCCCTTGAGGGGGAGGGCGAGGTGTACAACGCGAGCCGTGAGTGGGAGATTGCCCGCGAACAACTCCTGATCGTGCAGGCGGGCGCGCCGTTCGGATACCAACCCCGGACCGATCGCTGGCGCTTCATCTGGTTTCACCTGCCCGACACGGAACGCTGGCGGCATCTTCATGCCCGGCCCGTGACGGTTCGAAAGACCGTGATGACGCCGCCGCTTGAACGCCTTACCGTGGATTTCCTGCGCGAATCGCGCGGCCGCGGCCCCACCGCGCAAAAGGCGGCGGCGCTCTACATCGAGCTGATCGCCCTGTACATCCACCGCGAGCTGGGCGCGCACGACGAAGAGGCGGACACGGACCTGCAGAACCTGCTCAACCACACCTGGGACAAGGTCAGCAAAGATCTGAAGCGGCCCTGGACCGTCGAGAGCCTGGCCCACGAAATGGGGCTCTCAACATCGCACTTCCACCGGCTCGTGCGGGAAACCCAGAACACATCGCCCATGAAAATGGTCACCCGGCTCCGGATGGAGCGCGCCCAGGAACTCCTGATCATGCACGATGTGCCCATCGGCGTCATCGCCGACCTCGTGGGCTACAGCAACCAGTTCGCTTTCGCCATGGCCTTCAAGAAGTTCTCCGGCGTCACGCCCGGCCAGTTCCGAAATCGCCGATAA